AGCCTACAAGGCATTCAGTTCAAGGTATAGAACTAAAATTAGAAGTACAACAAACTAGATAGACAGTATTCTTGAGCAAAAATCAACtaaaattcaaatcaaaagtCAGGATCAATTAGGTGTttccctaaataaataaaaataaaaaaagggcATTTTGTCCCCTAGAATCCACTATCATACATCATTACAAACCGATAGAAGagtaaaatacaacaatataaaAGAGAGGTGGgagtaagaaaaaaaaactgaatAACAGAAAGGCTTACTGTACTGGTAACTGTACATGATCGGAATCCCTGCCTTGTAAGAGATTCTCCACAAACGTCGGTGAGTATGTCAGCACTTCTGAAACCAACAATTTCAAGCAGTTTCGACAACCGAAGAAGCTGTGGCAGGCACTGATGGAAGAGAAATGTTAGCTCCTCGGAAAAACAACAGTGCAAAGAAAGACTCGAGAATACACAGTAAATTTATGGAATTATAATGCACTGCAAGGAAAGTCTCATCGTCAAAAACCTTATATCTGCGTATCTAGGGACTGCTGTCATCATCCAACTCAACAAGCTGTGCCCGTCTCTCTGCTGCTTTCTTTCTGATAAAGAAACCCCATCTCATTGCTGCTTTGATTTTTAGCCATCCAACAACAGCTTTACCAGGACGGTTGCGGTCTTCGTCAAAGTTTGGCATTGGTGATTGCATGAATGATGGAAAAGTAAATCCCTCATCAGGCACATTCATGGATGAATGACCTCCCATACTAAAGAGTCGAAGTAAATGTTGCATATCCTCGTGCTCAAGCATTTCATTACTTCTGATACGAATATCTTCCTCCGAGAAGAAGTCATCGACTCCTTTGTCCCGGCTATGTGACCACTCATCAAAAGGATTAATTGTAGATGGCTGGATAGAATGGTTGGCTGTCTGATATACTGGTGTAGATGATTGAGGAGGAGCAAGAGCCAGCCCAACAGGACTGTTTTCACTTCTTAGGCTTTGGGCTCCGTGAGAATTGCTAATCAACTGGTCATGTTGCACAAATGAATTGCTGTCAAACTGAGGACGAGAACTTGAATTTACAAGTGGAACCCCAGTTGAATATCTATTTGATGGATCATCAGTATACCCTGGAATGAACCAAAAAAGAAAAGTGTAAAAATCAGCAACAAGTTCTCAGCACTGACTGGTAGTAAAATCCAAAATGGACAAAACAAATTTTCTGGGTGCACGAGGGTTGCATAATGGGTGTAAGTAGGGGAAGACTTGTATTTTCAAGACTAATAAAGAAAGATGCAAAACTTTCAAAAGAACATCAGAGATTCGAATTCCAACAAATTTCTCTAGAGTATAATCTCAACACCATAACCACAAATACTTTGTTCATGTATCAACACTTGAAAGCATCCTTCTATTAAAACTTCAACAAGGTTCATTCCTAGCCTGGACTCTGAAGGATCATTCCTGGTAAGTTCCACCTCTAAAGAAAACTCCATAACAAAACATGTCCAGTCACAGATTTTAGTTTCTTAGTGAATGTACTAATGATGATCAAGGTCAACTACAAAAACAATCAATTAATAAAACCATTACTAGTATGCTACTTGAGTCTAGCTCAAGTGGCTGGTTGGATGTTTGAGTAAGAGTTCTGGGGTTTGTCTGGGCTAatttaactatttttttaatgtttttattaACTAACTGTCCATAAAATTCAAGCTCCTAAGGTTTCATTTATGTACATATTTTGTAGTCACTCTTCTAAAGAACAACAATTCTTTTCATCTATCTTctctatgataaaaaaaatcattttagaaCCATggcaagtattttttttaaaatagagaTTTTTGACTTTAAGAGAATCGTAAGAACCTGAGATGACAGCTAGTCTTAGCTAAATGGCTCGGTAATAATGTATAAGACTGTCTAATAATTTAAATTTCTCCCCCAACTCTAGCAAAAAAGAAGCAAAACATGCACATGCTTACCTAGAATAGGCAAGCCAGAATTAAGGGGAGTCTGCTGAGGAGGAGCAATTGGAACGTGAGAAAGTTGCAGTTGATTATCTGGAGCAACAGCATAACTGGAACCAATTTGGTGATCAATTCTAGGAGCACCTGGGCTTTTATTTTGCTTGAAGCCCAAAAGTGATTTTCCATcatagtcaataacttgatcccAGTTCTCATATGCCTTCTTCACTAAGGAATCTACATAAAGCTGCAAGAACATGAAAATTTTCAAGATTAATAAAGTTCAAGATAGGATGCAGTCAGATGCAAAAGCAAATTACAAAAGATTTTATGTAAAAAAATGGATATTTTGAATATTCATTCCACTTATTTCATCTACCGGTTGAGAGAGGAACAGGTTCTTACCTTCTGGTTATCATCAAGAGAATCAGCAGAATAATACTGCTCCCCTGAAATAAGACCACTCAGCCCGTAGATGTTATTGAAGATAACTCCAACATTCCTTGTATCTTCAGGATAATAAACATAGTGCTTCCCACTCAAGGCACAGGTCTTTGCATGTTCTAATAGAGCCTCCCACATCTTATTTGACATGCCACTTCCAAGTATCTGTAAGCAGCAGAGAACAAACCACAATCAAATTTCACTCCACGAGCCTCTCTAACTTACAACCAAATTTCTACACTTACAGTCCGTAACTTCTGAGAATCTCGGACCACAAGCCGAAGAAAGTCTTCAACTGTGAGTATTCCTGCTTTAGTAAGCCTCTTGTGGAATGAACCATCCTTGCCAATCTTCTCCAATCTCCACACCTCGTCAGTCAACGCTGGTGGATAGTGTTTCTTGTATACTGTTGAAGGGATGATATACAAaaagcaaaaaaataaataaacataattgGGGAAAAAGAACAATAAGATAGGACACATAATGACAGAAACATACATTCCCCTCTGTGGTCTTTAACAGTAAAAGCTTCAGTCTTTGCTTCACGTATGCGTATACCCTCACAAAAACCCGAGGCAACCTTTAATCCAAGTCTGAATTTCCTGCTTCTTATCCAACTAGAGTTATCAGTAAATATAAGGTCCCCTAATGTTCCTACCCCATCCTTGAGGGTCAGCTGAAGATCTCCATGCAACAAAGGTCTTTTCCCTTCACGTTCCTTCACTACATGACTTTCAAATTCTTCTTGGGTCCAACCTTCTTCATCTTCATTGTTAAAATCACCTTCAAGCACAACAACATCAAGTTTCACAGAGGCTTCAGGTCCAGATATTACAAGTTGGCCAGTGCTTCCATCAACCAAAACAACATGAATTGCAGCACCCTGCTCTCCTTCCACTTTGCCACCCGTGAAGAGAGGAAGAGACAACCTAGACCTGAAGTGCAGCTGCAAGTTTCGACCATCTGGACCTTCAATTCGTTTTGGGGAAGACCTGAAATCTTCCGTATTAGAATTTAGGAAACAGCACCAACCCTAAACATCTTATCTCAAAAAGTAAAACTAATATAAAATTTAGAAACAGATTATATATTTCCAGAAATTTCAAAATGGCTACACAACAGACAACAACTTCTCAGACCTTCCATTAAGCATCGCAGGGCCTATCTTCGCCAAAGCACGTTCAACCTCCTCACTGACCTGTTAAACATCACAAGCAAAAAAAAGTGTAAAACAAAGGTGCTGAACTAATACACAAAAGAAAAATGATAATCAGTATATTCACATAAAAATTATATCTTTCTCCTATTTCATATTCCCATATATGTTGATTTTTAAGAAACAGGAAACGTATCAGTAAAATTATCAGAAAAAGTTCAGCCACGGATAATGTAAGACTAGGTATTAGTGACTTCTGCACAATAAGTACCATTTATACTCATCAGTCAGCGAGATTAGATATATTTTTCATTACATTCCAATAAATGTTACATAAAATACTAGAATCTCAATAGCCAAATAGTACAATGATAACAATGATTATGAGTTTATTATGCGACTCAAGTACAGGGTGAGGAACAGGAACTGAACATAGTAGCAGCCACTCCAAGAACTAGACCACATAGAAAGGGAAATCATTAAGGCATAAGTCTTACAACTCTCCGAAGAATAGGTTCCAGAGATGAGCAGAGCTTCTGCAGACTGTCCACTTTAAGAGCCTCGACAATAACACTGCATGGCATTTATTTTCAGTCAAATGAAATGAGTCTACATTAAAAGAAAGTATAAATAACAAAGGGAACCGAACAAGCCCATATTTAAGCTGATCGAACTCTGAACTATGTTAAGCTACAAAATATCTTAAATTACAACTTGTACAGTTACCAACCCCAAGACTAATTCAATCagaaccaaaaataaaaatataaaaacaatgacaacaacaacaaaaagacAACATCCTATGTtgcttaaaaataataattatagccCATGTCACACGTGACCATGTTAATCCCATAATATGGCTTTAAAAATAACACATAAATcttgataatgaaaataaaattcaacacTTTCATacattcagttcttcattttctctcAAATTTGCTATGAACTTGGAAATGTTTGATTGGAAGTTTCTAAAAAATATGATGATTTTTTTCCTTCTGTTCCACTAACTTCTATAACTATAAGacacaaaaaaaattcaattgaCGTATGACATAACTAGAGGTCTTTATGCATATATAATTTCATGCTCGAAATGGAATTTCAATTACATACTATGATAGTATACTTGTTCACAGAAAAAGGATCGACCTTCACTTCATGTCTCCTATTTCAATTACATATTATGATAATATAATTGTTCAGGGAAAAAAGGATCATCATTCACTTCATATATCCTCGACATGTGTAAGAAACTAGCAACATGGCCAAATTTCCTAATGGGAGCTCATTGTTGCGACCTAAAGTTCTATtcaaaatctagaaaaaaaatgttGGATCCTAAACCAGACATATATTTGAGTTATCCGCAGATTCTTTGTCTCCAACAATTGGGAAATGTGAGTAATGTTAGAAAATCGATACTGATATCTGTTTAATCCATAATAGGCAAATAAGAAATCCCAGAAGAGCACGGATCTAAAGATATGTGTTGGAGGAAATTTGGAATTCCAAAGCCCCAAACTGTTAGTTTCATATTGTGCCCCATAGCCATACAAACCTGCATTACATACCTTGCTAATGACATTAGCTATGCTACCAAATTAGACATGCAAGGGGATAGAAACAAATGATGACAGTAACGAGAATATCCAAAATAACTTGTCAGTAAACTTTTTCCAGGTAGAGGAAAAATATTTTGCTGAAATGAACATTAAAACAACTACCACAACAAACAGAACTAAGCTAAGGTCCTAAGGTAATGATAATCATTATATGTATAAAGGCCTATCATGGGACGGATATGTACACTCTGAAGGAAAACATATAGGCAGTATGCACCAGTAAAAACCACTAACCGCATTAAACTAAAATACTACCAGAGCAAAAATCACATATTAACAATTAACATCGCTTAAGCTTGCCTTTGAATGTGTATAGAATCAAGTGAATGTCCCAAAAGAGGCTAATCAGACAAAACTACATTTCATAACCCATAGTTCTAGTCTACAGCTCATGAAATTCATCCTAGAAAGACCTTCCCAGATGCTGCAACAAATTAGACCCAACTAACAATCCAACTCACTCAACACTCAATCATACAAAACAATTCATACCCAATTAAAGAGCAATtatgttaatttaaaaaaaaaatagagtaaatCACACGAGAAAAGAGAGCGAATAATTACCTAGCTAAAGCAGGCCGCTTTCTCTCAGGCTGCTCATCATCACCCCCTTCTAAAGTCCTCTTTCCCCtcatagagttggttctctccATTAATCTGGTCTGCATTTTTTACACAAAACTCCTAAAAgaaaatatacccaaaatacccaagATCTGAAATActtaaaaaatgaaagaaaaaacacCAAACTAAACTGCGAATTGAGATAGTATAAACCCTAACCTCAATCCACACCTCCCTTCACAAACACAAACAACCAATTAAACGCAATAGATCTAAACAAACTCTCGACTTCAACTCCAATTCAACAAAACCCCCTTAAAACCAAGCTTCAAAACCCAAAATCCCTCACTAATCTCTGAAAACTATCTCCAAGGAAGATCAAAGACTCAAAGTAAGAGAAGTTTgactcttcttcctcttctcacTCAAGCAGAAAACTTCTCCAAACACGATAGACACTAACGAAACCCCATCCAAAGATAAGGATAAAGCGGGAAATtaagagagaaaatgagggaAAATTATTTTCTGTTtggagagagaaaatttgggaatTGAGTAATGGAGGCGTTCAGTCACTGTTTAGTCTTCAAGTCTACTCCGGCGACCTATTACTTAAAAGATTGGAATAATCACCTGCGCCGCAGTCCACTGTGAGACTCTTGTCCATAATGGACTTTTCACCCTTCAGAACAAAGATTCCTCACTTCATTCCACGCGGCAAGATATTATTTGATCATAGAAACGTAGCGTGTTAGTGGATGATTGTTTCTCTCCCTCTATCCAGATCCATTTATGCATGGGTCAAAGTAATTTGTTTGGTTGAGTCGGCTCGGCTCGGCTTTTTCAACGCATACGATGGCAACGTCAAATCCTGACCGTACGATCGtcagatatttttttaatattattgtttttgttTGCGCTGTCGGCTGTACTCGCCACGTCACTTgatattttctttctcttttatAAAACTTCCACTTTGTATTACGTCATTGGATGACGTCATTTCCCAACCTTTTTTTTTGtcctttattaatttaatcaaaaatAAAGGATGAAAATTGTTTCTTCCGCCCCctgtatttaaaatataataattggcaaaaatatatatttttcaattttaactttttaaaaaaatatatatatatattgtttggttggaaaatatatatttttttagctggcaaaaattatttatttagttaaaataatttagGTAAGAATAAAATAATATCGTTGCCGCCGCACTCAATGAGTAGAAACAATTAACATGTGTTATTTTACAaatcattatttaaaataatttataaaaatatatttttaaaatatcatttttttagtatattgaaaaaataaaatgtttaataatatatttgtaaAATCATTTTCTCCAGATAATCAATAACAAGTGTGTGTTTGGAAATTTACTTTTAATTATTAGGTCGTGTAATTAGTATGTTGTTAATTACatattttagtaattatattataatttaaaatataatgtatGTTTAAATATCAAgtgataattatttataattttttttatcatatttgaaaaaacaattaataattacactaaaaaaatattatataataaatattatttaaaattaatagtaTTTAATTACACAAAATTTTCATAGAGACTACAAAAATTAAAGAGTATAATTGAGACTCATCAATTTCTAATAATTACATCATTACAGTATAATTACACAATCTAACAAACACATCAAATCGAAGAATTACACTTAACTTTAATTACATAATAACTTTCCAAATTCACTATAAGTATTGTTGCACAAAATAAACATCAAGCATTGTAATAAATactatttacaaattatttttaatacaaaaaataatggttaaaaaattgtttgaaaaaacatcccataaaataaataaataattataattaaaaatagttCATAAATAgtcttatatatacatataatataataatgacaAGTCAGTAGCATCATGATGAACCCCACCTAATCACAAAGATCTTTACTCATATTGCAACAAATAGAAAAACTTCCAAAAATAATAATCTATGAACTAATTTGAtactcttctcttttttctttttttggctAATCAAAGATATTAGCTTTATTTCAACATGTTTCACTACATTAGGGCATCTTAATTATTGGTTTTCTTAATGTCTTTAATCTTTAGTAATGAAAAAAACAACTTTTGCTAGAGAAATAAGAAGAATAGTTCCTTAAATTTGTTAAAATGTTTCATATTCCAATCTAACAATTTGAACTGAAAAAAGCTTCTTTATATTCTCAATATTAGATATGGAATTCAAGATTAATTAAAACTGTAACCTTTTAATAAAGTTTAGAACAATGTTTAAAAAGTATCAAAAGTATAAAGCAACCCAGCAAAAGTAAAAACAATTTAAacataatgatatatatatacatttatttattatgaataatataattatgcttttaaattaaatatttaataggACAAGTCTACCAACTTCCTGGTCATGATGAAGAATTTTCttagaaaacaaaacaaaaataactacTTAACCCAATAACTTATTATTCACGTAAAATTATTTTCACATTCTTAACCCTAATTTAGCTCAATTTCTTCCCATCCCacatataaatgaatatatatatatatatataattaagtggATAATGTGAAGATCAATcatatttattctattataaaTATTTGAAAATACAGGAGAATAATATAAAGGCTGAATAGTAAAAAGAAGAAAGTTGGCATTGGccttaagaaagaaaaaaaattggaaatTTCTCCTTtctatacatttaaaaaaaaaaaatcaaagtaataaaatatatcttattattttaattttcttcATTGAGAAGAAACACTcggtgaaaatatttttttttctaacattaactttataaaataatatatttttcaataatGTTTACAATATAGTAATCTTAGGTGTGTCGCGGTCTAAAAATATCGAATATATTACACATAATGAATGTACGTGGaagattatttttataaataaaataaattattgaaCAAATTAAGTAACTAATATAAATCATTTTGATAAACAAgtcttaaaaagataataccctAGTTCATATTCTTGGATACATAGCATTAAGTTCAAATCATATACATAGATTAGTTCTTacttaattttctttttttttagataaatatataaatcccaaaaaggtggtatatataatttaataaaaacaaaacaagtaacaaaccaataaatgaTGATTAAAATCCTGACATGTGACAAGAATGAACTGTAATTGCACCATAAAACACATGTCACTTTCTTGATATAATTGCTATCCTTTTAAACACAGCATTGCACGTAATGTTTGTCAAgaatttatcttttattttttattttttgctttaTATTCAACTTTATCCTTTATGTGATTGTCTCTAAGTTGGTCCCATAGCTAGCTAGGTTATCCATAGGCATAACTCTTTTATTTCTCAatcactttttttatttttttatttggctaaaatatataaatatcacAACACTGCTAAAGTGTTTAGGTATCCCATTTTAAGAGATAACTAATAATAAACAGTAACTTGAGTTCACAAACTTATTAACAGGTTTATGTTTTTACTAAAATTTATCAAGTCATGTATATAGGGAATTTTTTTATACGGGATTCACTTTTAGTTTTGCCGGTAGGGCTTCAAGTGTTTCTCGACGTATGAATAGTTTtttgcgtgattttttttatgattatgtatattgtagctatttagagtattctgcaaatttttaaaaaattttgaatagtttataatatcgaaaactaagttcaaacatgttattgcacgagtgactaattttttttatgcgcgtgaaaaacaacatgtttgaacctagttttcgatactgtaaactattcagaattttgtaaaaatttgcagaatattttaaatagctacaatatacacggtcataaaaaaatcgcgctaAAAACTATTCACGAGTCGAGAAATACTGAGAGTCCTACCAATAGAGCTTAAAGTAAAactcttataaaaaaaattctcatatatatatatatatatacgtaaaTCTTCTAGAAACTTTGGGGAAAGTTGATGACATGAAATGCTCGAAGGCCTCCTTTGTGTTCACGAAATTTCTTaagataatattattaatttaccTAAACAAGGCTAATAGTTATTCTAGGAAagtgttatttatttttaatgaagaaaaagagcacCACGTATTGCCTGCTGTATATTgactattttataaaaaaaaaaattaagaaaaggtAAAATGGATTACAGCCACATATTGACTTTAAGTGCTAGttagtttgtttgttttttataAGAGCACTCATAGCAGTGCCCCATATGAAGAGCAGTTCCTACTAGCGATATAGTTTAAACTacatttataaaattcaaaactACGAACTGCATTATATCGTGCGGTTTGACAAAAATATAAACTGCAACTATAAATTATGGTGCGATGTAGTGCGGTGTGAGTAATTTGATGAACACCCCTACTTTGTTTAAATATATTGGCTTTTGTGTACAGTAGAAAGACTTTCAGGACACATGATAAAGAGATACAACGATGAAAGACAACTTTGACCCCTAAAGAAAACCACAATACCACGGAACTTCACAAAATTTAGTTTTAACAGTGAATTGGATAAACTTTTActtttggtaattatttgaggtgTTTTCTCCAAGCCCCCCATGTGTTGCAAGCAAGCCAAGCCCTAGTCCAAATGCCCCATTCTAAGCCTAACACCTTCTTCAACTGCATCAAATCTTACTCCACAATCAATCACTAGGCCTAATTAAGGACATAATATTAATTGACCAAAGTGAAGCAAGTCGTACAGTCAAGTTAAAAAAGCATGCCTCACGTCGCCCTCTTCCATCACATAAGTAGGAGCAACTATCTCTTTTGCCTCCGCTTGTAGGGATGAAATTTTTTTCCACGAGAACCTACTCCATATGGGACGAGGATTCCCACCTAAACTGGGAACGGGGCAAGGATGGAAATAACACTCCCCATCTCAGCGAGTCTTGtttagtttatatatattataatatttttatttattttatgtgttctttatgtgattttgtaacatattagtgtcttttaaaagatttttattattattgtttattatatttaatactttaaactattaatatagtttaatatatattaattttatataatttaaattttttattttatttttaaataaataagtacTTATAAGAATTCCCGATCCTACCCCGAGAGTTAATATGCTGGAATGAAAGCAGGGACAAGGACTAAAATGGTTAATAGGGACAGAGACGAAATGGGGAGCACGCCTACCAATTACCAACCTCATTTCCATCCCTCAATTTAGAGGCGTGCGGACTAACTAGCACCCTACAACCAAATCAAGACGGAGGCCTCCTTCAAG
The Humulus lupulus chromosome 6, drHumLupu1.1, whole genome shotgun sequence DNA segment above includes these coding regions:
- the LOC133783098 gene encoding calmodulin-binding protein 60 B isoform X2, with protein sequence MERTNSMRGKRTLEGGDDEQPERKRPALASVIVEALKVDSLQKLCSSLEPILRRVVSEEVERALAKIGPAMLNGRSSPKRIEGPDGRNLQLHFRSRLSLPLFTGGKVEGEQGAAIHVVLVDGSTGQLVISGPEASVKLDVVVLEGDFNNEDEEGWTQEEFESHVVKEREGKRPLLHGDLQLTLKDGVGTLGDLIFTDNSSWIRSRKFRLGLKVASGFCEGIRIREAKTEAFTVKDHRGELYKKHYPPALTDEVWRLEKIGKDGSFHKRLTKAGILTVEDFLRLVVRDSQKLRTILGSGMSNKMWEALLEHAKTCALSGKHYVYYPEDTRNVGVIFNNIYGLSGLISGEQYYSADSLDDNQKLYVDSLVKKAYENWDQVIDYDGKSLLGFKQNKSPGAPRIDHQIGSSYAVAPDNQLQLSHVPIAPPQQTPLNSGLPILGYTDDPSNRYSTGVPLVNSSSRPQFDSNSFVQHDQLISNSHGAQSLRSENSPVGLALAPPQSSTPVYQTANHSIQPSTINPFDEWSHSRDKGVDDFFSEEDIRIRSNEMLEHEDMQHLLRLFSMGGHSSMNVPDEGFTFPSFMQSPMPNFDEDRNRPGKAVVGWLKIKAAMRWGFFIRKKAAERRAQLVELDDDSSP
- the LOC133783098 gene encoding calmodulin-binding protein 60 B isoform X1, encoding MQTRLMERTNSMRGKRTLEGGDDEQPERKRPALASVIVEALKVDSLQKLCSSLEPILRRVVSEEVERALAKIGPAMLNGRSSPKRIEGPDGRNLQLHFRSRLSLPLFTGGKVEGEQGAAIHVVLVDGSTGQLVISGPEASVKLDVVVLEGDFNNEDEEGWTQEEFESHVVKEREGKRPLLHGDLQLTLKDGVGTLGDLIFTDNSSWIRSRKFRLGLKVASGFCEGIRIREAKTEAFTVKDHRGELYKKHYPPALTDEVWRLEKIGKDGSFHKRLTKAGILTVEDFLRLVVRDSQKLRTILGSGMSNKMWEALLEHAKTCALSGKHYVYYPEDTRNVGVIFNNIYGLSGLISGEQYYSADSLDDNQKLYVDSLVKKAYENWDQVIDYDGKSLLGFKQNKSPGAPRIDHQIGSSYAVAPDNQLQLSHVPIAPPQQTPLNSGLPILGYTDDPSNRYSTGVPLVNSSSRPQFDSNSFVQHDQLISNSHGAQSLRSENSPVGLALAPPQSSTPVYQTANHSIQPSTINPFDEWSHSRDKGVDDFFSEEDIRIRSNEMLEHEDMQHLLRLFSMGGHSSMNVPDEGFTFPSFMQSPMPNFDEDRNRPGKAVVGWLKIKAAMRWGFFIRKKAAERRAQLVELDDDSSP